The sequence below is a genomic window from Henriciella marina DSM 19595.
ACTTTTTCATTCCGCAGGATGCTGACCGGCATGTACCATTTCGGATTGGCGACAACGTACTCGATCTGATCGTTGAAGGTCGGGGTTTCATGTTCGGCAGTGCCGACGATGGCCTTGCTCTGGATTTCCAGATCGCCATTCTTCCAGCCCTGGGCCGAATAGGATGGGATGTTGACCCAGACATACTGGTCGGCGGTGGAGCCTTGCTGCCGCCAACGTTCCATCGAATCCGCGATGCGGGCGATCTTTGACTCAACGCTCTCATTCAGCGCTTCAACCGTATTGGGCCCGACAAGGCCATCGACCTTGATACCGTGGCGGCGCTGAAACGATTTAAGGGCGCTGGCAAGCTCTTCTGTGTAGAGATTGGCGTCGGTCTTTTTTGAGGTGTCTGGGGTGTCCGAGGCCGAACTCACTTCACGCTGTGCGCCGTTTTCGGCTGACGCGGGAATAAGCACCTCTTCGGAGAAACTTTCTGTGTCCGCGAGATCATTCTCCGAGCGATCAGCTTCAATATAGCCCTCTGCCGCCAGGCGTTTGCGGACCGCAGGGACGCGCGGATCGCTATCGCCAGGTTCGATTGTCTCGCCTTCGGCAATAGTGCTCCAGCCGCCCTGGTCCCGCAGATCGCGGTAATGGTCCAGCGCCGCTTTCAGGCGTCGATACTGCGGATAGCTCGACTCAAACGTCTCGAAGCTGATCGTGTCATTGGCCTTTCCGGCCTCGATCAGCTTTTCAGGAATAAGGGCGTAGGAGGCGGCGGCGCGTTGCGATGCGTCTGCCTCGCCCTCGTCGGCAAGACCGCCGCTTACGGCTGAGGCAATGCGCAGCCATGCAGCAGACAGTGCAAGATCGGCCTTGGCCTTTGTCTCTGCTCCATCGCCGGAAAAGCGTTGTTCGACCAGCCGCTGCAGGTCTGCTTCAAGAACGTTGTTTGGAACAAGACCATAGCTGAAGAGGTCTGATGCGGTGGCCTGCAGGGCTTCGGCGCCTTCCTCTGTCCAGATCGGCTCGAACATGATCTGCGTATAGGCGCGCCGTGCCGCCTTGATGACGCTTGGGTGAATCTCCTGATCAAACTCAGTCTCGAACCAATCGCTCATCACGGCAGATTCCACCGCCGCTGGCAAAGCTGCGTCCACCGTTTCGCCTGCCATTCTTTCGACTGTCTTTTCAGCGGTCTGACCGGATGTGTCGGTCTGAAGGCCATGCTGAGCGATGGCGAGGGGCGATACGGAGGCGAGGACGATGGAGGCAAGAAATGGTTTCATTGTTGACCTTGGATTGTTTGAAGTCTTGTCCACCCTAACGGCGCTGGTCGGTGGCGCGTTCCAGTTCTGTTTGCGTCCCATGATGGAGTGGTCCGCAATTGCAGCTGCAGAAAGAGAGCGTTGGCGGGCGATCCGTCGGGGCCGGGGCAGATGCAGCTTGCGAAGGATGGAAGACACCGGCACTGCGCCGATTAACGCTTCTTTCAGAAACATTAACCATTGGCGTGGCAGCTTCCCATCGATTGAGCCATGCGGCCCCCTCGCGCATTTGCGGGGGTTTGGCGCTATCATGAACGGAAACGAATCAGTGCGATGCATTCGCGCCTGCCGGAGTTTGGCGATATGACCGATCATCTTCCCGACGATACAGCGCTGGGTGACCAGATCATCGCTGGCCAGGAAGAGCATGAAGAGATGAGCCGGACCGACCTCCTGCAGCTCGCTTTCTGGGGCTGCCTGCTTGTCTCGGTTGCGGCTGCGAGCGTCGCGATCGCGTGGCCGGAAGCCGTTGGCGGGATCGGCCCGATGCTGCTTATCTCCATGGCCGCAGGCGGCATGGTGTTCCTGCTCTGGGTGCTGAAGGGCGCCGGCCGCAAGCTTGGCCTTTTCCCGCAGCGCGGGGCGGCCGCTGAAGCCGTGGCTGCGAGCGGGCCGCGCTTTGGATGGATCGAGGCCTTTGATGAGGCGGTCCTGGTTGCTGATCCGGGCGGCGCCCCG
It includes:
- a CDS encoding L,D-transpeptidase family protein, with amino-acid sequence MKPFLASIVLASVSPLAIAQHGLQTDTSGQTAEKTVERMAGETVDAALPAAVESAVMSDWFETEFDQEIHPSVIKAARRAYTQIMFEPIWTEEGAEALQATASDLFSYGLVPNNVLEADLQRLVEQRFSGDGAETKAKADLALSAAWLRIASAVSGGLADEGEADASQRAAASYALIPEKLIEAGKANDTISFETFESSYPQYRRLKAALDHYRDLRDQGGWSTIAEGETIEPGDSDPRVPAVRKRLAAEGYIEADRSENDLADTESFSEEVLIPASAENGAQREVSSASDTPDTSKKTDANLYTEELASALKSFQRRHGIKVDGLVGPNTVEALNESVESKIARIADSMERWRQQGSTADQYVWVNIPSYSAQGWKNGDLEIQSKAIVGTAEHETPTFNDQIEYVVANPKWYMPVSILRNEKVPQLKEDPGYAQRASFKVIDRSTGQEVSAYSVNWNDPDVASNYRLVQQPGSNNALGELKIIFPNQYSVYLHGTPGEHLFERANRAFSHGCVRLEKPTEMAEWLASMGDEVNPDTLEQTVENKTHERFDLERKIPVHVTYMTVTVDKDGKAHFWRDIYDRTEGMAQVEKYAALGQSANVDANSDRRSQG